A window of Triticum urartu cultivar G1812 unplaced genomic scaffold, Tu2.1 TuUngrouped_contig_9488, whole genome shotgun sequence contains these coding sequences:
- the LOC125532248 gene encoding 60S ribosomal protein L27-3-like, with translation MVKFLKPGKAVILLQGRFAGRKAVIVRVFEEGTRDRPYGHCLVAGLAKYPKKVIRKDSAKKTAKKSRVKCFLKLVNFTHIMPTRYTLDVDFKDDVASGGPDALATRDKKVASCKAAKARLEERFKTGKNRWFFTKLRF, from the exons ATGGTGAAGTTCCTGAAGCCCGGCAAGGCGGTGATCCTTCTCCAGGGTCGGTTCGCCGGCCGGAAGGCGGTCATTGTGCGCGTTTTCGAGGAGGGCACGCGCGACCGCCCCTACGGCCACTGCCTCGTCGCCGGCCTAGCCAAGTACCCCAAGAAGGTGATCCGTAAGGACTCGGCCAAGAAGACGGCGAAGAAGTCGCGCGTGAAGTGCTTCCTGAAGCTGGTCAACTTCACCCACATCATGCCCACCCGCTACACCCTGGATGTCGACTTCAAGGAC GACGTGGCCTCCGGCGGGCCCGACGCCCTCGCCACCCGCGACAAGAAGGTCGCCTCCTGCAAGGCCGCCAAGGCACGTCTCGAGGAGAGGTTCAAGACCGGCAAGAACAGGTGGTTCTTCACCAAGCTCCGCTTCTAG